In a single window of the Prinia subflava isolate CZ2003 ecotype Zambia chromosome 3, Cam_Psub_1.2, whole genome shotgun sequence genome:
- the RNASEH2B gene encoding ribonuclease H2 subunit B isoform X4: protein MRGARSGPGAERRPAGAAPAQWVLIAPEAAIDPPKTPDSEPVFTKLRNPSTGEATLYLFNSGAQQLFEVKAFHEERRSWFIGQTVQQDGRLLFVTPMDPLFLILYYLIKADKEQQGKFQPLDQVVLDSEYPNCPLLLKCADVKQYIQHVTEEKEIGSQKFHKYSQEKTLKWLKKKVNQTVKALKSNNISVGERVLASTFINSKQITDDQEDYVRYAHGLISEYIPEDLSKELLKYLGLPELRSPAPEPPLKMPEKRRAKKK from the exons ATGCGGGGCGCACGGAGCGGgccgggcgcggagcggcgTCCCGCGGGCGCGGCCCCCGCGCAGTGGGTGCTCATTGCCCCAG AGGCTGCTATTGACCCCCCCAAGACACCTGACAGCGAACCCGTGTTTACAAAACTGCGCAACCCAAGCACAG GGGAAGCAACCCTTTACTTATTCAATAGTGGTGCACAGCAGCTGTTTGAAGTAAAAGCTTTTCACGAGGAACGTCGTTCCTGGTTTATAGGTCAGACTGTTCAACAAG ATGGGCGCCTGCTGTTCGTTACACCAATGGACCCCTTATTTCTGATACTTTACTACCTCATAAAGGCAGACAAAGAG CAGCAAGGAAAGTTCCAGCCACTTGATCAAGTTGTGCTAGACTCAGAATACCCTAACTGCCCATTGCTGCTGAAGTGTGCAGATGTTAAACAGTATATACAGCAcgtaacagaagaaaaag AGATTGGCAGTCAGAAATTCCACAAATACAGCCAAGAGAAGACACTGAAGTGGTTAAAGAAAAAG GTTAATCAAACAGTGAAAGCACTTAAAAGCAACAATATATCGGTAGGTGAAAGGGTGCTTGCAAGTACATTTATCAACAGTAAACAGATCACAGATGATCAGGAAG ACTATGTACGGTATGCCCATGGGTTAATATCAGAGTATATTCCTGAGGATCTGAGTAAGGAGTTGTTAAAATACTTGGG GCTCCCAGAACTTAGAAGCCCAGCACCAGAGCCACCACTGAAG ATGCCTGAGAAAAGACGtgcaaagaagaaatga
- the RNASEH2B gene encoding ribonuclease H2 subunit B isoform X2 has product MRGARSGPGAERRPAGAAPAQWVLIAPEAAIDPPKTPDSEPVFTKLRNPSTGEATLYLFNSGAQQLFEVKAFHEERRSWFIGQTVQQDGRLLFVTPMDPLFLILYYLIKADKEQGKFQPLDQVVLDSEYPNCPLLLKCADVKQYIQHVTEEKEIGSQKFHKYSQEKTLKWLKKKVNQTVKALKSNNISVGERVLASTFINSKQITDDQEDYVRYAHGLISEYIPEDLSKELLKYLGLPELRSPAPEPPLKKRKLSDVPVEPEEDYTKFNSDNLKTKKANTKMSAAQKALAKVDKSGMKSISAFFSSKSKTSK; this is encoded by the exons ATGCGGGGCGCACGGAGCGGgccgggcgcggagcggcgTCCCGCGGGCGCGGCCCCCGCGCAGTGGGTGCTCATTGCCCCAG AGGCTGCTATTGACCCCCCCAAGACACCTGACAGCGAACCCGTGTTTACAAAACTGCGCAACCCAAGCACAG GGGAAGCAACCCTTTACTTATTCAATAGTGGTGCACAGCAGCTGTTTGAAGTAAAAGCTTTTCACGAGGAACGTCGTTCCTGGTTTATAGGTCAGACTGTTCAACAAG ATGGGCGCCTGCTGTTCGTTACACCAATGGACCCCTTATTTCTGATACTTTACTACCTCATAAAGGCAGACAAAGAG CAAGGAAAGTTCCAGCCACTTGATCAAGTTGTGCTAGACTCAGAATACCCTAACTGCCCATTGCTGCTGAAGTGTGCAGATGTTAAACAGTATATACAGCAcgtaacagaagaaaaag AGATTGGCAGTCAGAAATTCCACAAATACAGCCAAGAGAAGACACTGAAGTGGTTAAAGAAAAAG GTTAATCAAACAGTGAAAGCACTTAAAAGCAACAATATATCGGTAGGTGAAAGGGTGCTTGCAAGTACATTTATCAACAGTAAACAGATCACAGATGATCAGGAAG ACTATGTACGGTATGCCCATGGGTTAATATCAGAGTATATTCCTGAGGATCTGAGTAAGGAGTTGTTAAAATACTTGGG GCTCCCAGAACTTAGAAGCCCAGCACCAGAGCCACCACTGAAG aaaaggaaattgtCAGATGTCCCTGTGGAACCAGAAGAAGACTATACTAAATTTAACAGCGACAATCTGAAAACCAAAAAG GCAAACACCAAgatgtctgcagcacagaaggCTCTTGCCAAAGTTGATAAGAGTGGAATGAAAtccatttctgctttcttcagcTCCAAATCTAAAACATCAAAATAA
- the RNASEH2B gene encoding ribonuclease H2 subunit B isoform X1, protein MRGARSGPGAERRPAGAAPAQWVLIAPEAAIDPPKTPDSEPVFTKLRNPSTGEATLYLFNSGAQQLFEVKAFHEERRSWFIGQTVQQDGRLLFVTPMDPLFLILYYLIKADKEQQGKFQPLDQVVLDSEYPNCPLLLKCADVKQYIQHVTEEKEIGSQKFHKYSQEKTLKWLKKKVNQTVKALKSNNISVGERVLASTFINSKQITDDQEDYVRYAHGLISEYIPEDLSKELLKYLGLPELRSPAPEPPLKKRKLSDVPVEPEEDYTKFNSDNLKTKKANTKMSAAQKALAKVDKSGMKSISAFFSSKSKTSK, encoded by the exons ATGCGGGGCGCACGGAGCGGgccgggcgcggagcggcgTCCCGCGGGCGCGGCCCCCGCGCAGTGGGTGCTCATTGCCCCAG AGGCTGCTATTGACCCCCCCAAGACACCTGACAGCGAACCCGTGTTTACAAAACTGCGCAACCCAAGCACAG GGGAAGCAACCCTTTACTTATTCAATAGTGGTGCACAGCAGCTGTTTGAAGTAAAAGCTTTTCACGAGGAACGTCGTTCCTGGTTTATAGGTCAGACTGTTCAACAAG ATGGGCGCCTGCTGTTCGTTACACCAATGGACCCCTTATTTCTGATACTTTACTACCTCATAAAGGCAGACAAAGAG CAGCAAGGAAAGTTCCAGCCACTTGATCAAGTTGTGCTAGACTCAGAATACCCTAACTGCCCATTGCTGCTGAAGTGTGCAGATGTTAAACAGTATATACAGCAcgtaacagaagaaaaag AGATTGGCAGTCAGAAATTCCACAAATACAGCCAAGAGAAGACACTGAAGTGGTTAAAGAAAAAG GTTAATCAAACAGTGAAAGCACTTAAAAGCAACAATATATCGGTAGGTGAAAGGGTGCTTGCAAGTACATTTATCAACAGTAAACAGATCACAGATGATCAGGAAG ACTATGTACGGTATGCCCATGGGTTAATATCAGAGTATATTCCTGAGGATCTGAGTAAGGAGTTGTTAAAATACTTGGG GCTCCCAGAACTTAGAAGCCCAGCACCAGAGCCACCACTGAAG aaaaggaaattgtCAGATGTCCCTGTGGAACCAGAAGAAGACTATACTAAATTTAACAGCGACAATCTGAAAACCAAAAAG GCAAACACCAAgatgtctgcagcacagaaggCTCTTGCCAAAGTTGATAAGAGTGGAATGAAAtccatttctgctttcttcagcTCCAAATCTAAAACATCAAAATAA
- the RNASEH2B gene encoding ribonuclease H2 subunit B isoform X3: protein MRGARSGPGAERRPAGAAPAQWVLIAPEAAIDPPKTPDSEPVFTKLRNPSTGEATLYLFNSGAQQLFEVKAFHEERRSWFIGQTVQQDGRLLFVTPMDPLFLILYYLIKADKEQQGKFQPLDQVVLDSEYPNCPLLLKCADVKQYIQHVTEEKEIGSQKFHKYSQEKTLKWLKKKVNQTVKALKSNNISVGERVLASTFINSKQITDDQEDYVRYAHGLISEYIPEDLSKELLKYLGLPELRSPAPEPPLKILHLIASPVLVLWLRFKAKALNFHVYTS, encoded by the exons ATGCGGGGCGCACGGAGCGGgccgggcgcggagcggcgTCCCGCGGGCGCGGCCCCCGCGCAGTGGGTGCTCATTGCCCCAG AGGCTGCTATTGACCCCCCCAAGACACCTGACAGCGAACCCGTGTTTACAAAACTGCGCAACCCAAGCACAG GGGAAGCAACCCTTTACTTATTCAATAGTGGTGCACAGCAGCTGTTTGAAGTAAAAGCTTTTCACGAGGAACGTCGTTCCTGGTTTATAGGTCAGACTGTTCAACAAG ATGGGCGCCTGCTGTTCGTTACACCAATGGACCCCTTATTTCTGATACTTTACTACCTCATAAAGGCAGACAAAGAG CAGCAAGGAAAGTTCCAGCCACTTGATCAAGTTGTGCTAGACTCAGAATACCCTAACTGCCCATTGCTGCTGAAGTGTGCAGATGTTAAACAGTATATACAGCAcgtaacagaagaaaaag AGATTGGCAGTCAGAAATTCCACAAATACAGCCAAGAGAAGACACTGAAGTGGTTAAAGAAAAAG GTTAATCAAACAGTGAAAGCACTTAAAAGCAACAATATATCGGTAGGTGAAAGGGTGCTTGCAAGTACATTTATCAACAGTAAACAGATCACAGATGATCAGGAAG ACTATGTACGGTATGCCCATGGGTTAATATCAGAGTATATTCCTGAGGATCTGAGTAAGGAGTTGTTAAAATACTTGGG GCTCCCAGAACTTAGAAGCCCAGCACCAGAGCCACCACTGAAG ATTCTTCACTTGATTGCCAGTCCTGTTTTGGTGCTATGGTTACGTTTTAAAGCCAAAGCTTTGAACTTCCATGTGTATACATCATAA